TTCTATTTCTCTATCGGGAAATAATTGTCCTCTTACTTGTAATCTCACGCGAGATTCGTGAGCGGTAATCGATTGTAGCACTGTTCGACAATCGTTATGGGATATTTGTCCATATTTTAAGAACGGTTTAATGTAAATGCGTTCAAATAACAGTCCATAGCCGAACATAACAAACCCTGTTGTTCGTAAATTGCTCCCAGCTCAAAATAAGAATCGCCATTATCTGGCTTATAAGAAATAGTTTTTTTAAAATATTGAATCGCTAAATCTATTTTCCCCTGATTTTTATAAATATCAGCAAGATTATTGCAAACAGACGGATATTTAGAGCAAATATTCGGACAAAGTCTTAAAGCTTCTTCATAATGATTTTGAATTTTAGTCATTAGTGTTTTGTCATTAGCGATTGCTGAGCTTGATTTTGAAAGATGAAGATCAATGCCTATATTGACGTGCTGTTCACAGTCAAGGCTAAAAACATTAGCCGGAAATACCAAGCAGATAAACCCAATTAAACTCCAAATAAAATGTTTTGAATCCATATTAAATTTTCTCATGTTTTACCTCCTATAAAAATTGATATATCATTATCGTTTTCAAATAATAAAATTTCAATTATCCATATATTTTAGCCTTAACCAACTGAACAATATGTCAGTTATCAATAGGTTTAAGTCCAACCTATGGTTACCACAGTTACTTTTATACCGTCAATTATTTCCTGTGTTGACAATTTTTCAATTATGGTTTCATCGTCAAAAGGCGCGAACATAGCTACAGTTACTTCATTCAAGCCTGTTTTTTTTCCATAATTTGCAGCTTGAGCAATGCTTTCTTTGACCTGATAAGCATCTATAAAACTTTTAACTTCAATGATGCCTTTTTTATCTTTACATTTAAGATGCAAGTCAACTCTTCCATTGCCTGTTGGAAATTCAGGGCTTATAACACATCTTCTTTGAAGAGCATTTAAAAGCCATGCATAAAGATGAAAATGACCAACTGCTTCAGTCAAACGTAAATCAGTTCTTCTTGGCTGTTCTTTCCAAGGATTTATACCACGTGCTTTTAAGCGTTTTAAATAATCTTTATATCGTGCAAGCAGACTTGGAACATTGATGTCTTTATTTTCAAAAACATCTGATAAATCGTCTAATGGGTTTAACGTTGTAATCGGCATTCTTTCGCCAATAATGTCCATAGTTAAAGCATTATAAAGACGTCTTTGAACAAATGGTGATGAAAATCTGCAAACATAATTTTTTTTACCTGACGGGTCGATATTTATCTGTTCATCAATAATTCCATTAAAATATAAATAACTGCACCAATCTGAATCTATAGCAAAAGATATGTTTGAAGTAGAAAATAATTCTATAACGTAATTTTGATATTTCCCCTTTGATTTTTTAATTAGATTTAATACAGAATTATTCCATTCTTTATAAACAGCCGCTTCAAATACGTCTTCCCAAGCATTAATATCAATTGTTTTTGGAGTTTCGGGATTATATTTTTCCGTTAAAAGCTCTCCAAACCAACATACAAGACCCGGTTGACCTCTTGTTGATTCAAAAATTTTTTCTACTACTTCATTATCTATTTTCTGTCCGCTTTCATTTTGATATTGCTGATATAAATCAATAACTTCGTCCCTGATAAAATTTGGAATATGTAAAGACCTTTGGATATTAAACGGAGAACCACGCTCACTTTCGACTCCAAGAACAGCTCTAACGCCTATTAACGCGAGTCCGTGCAAGCAATAATTTTCACGATTCAAATACATTTCCCTAAATAACGTTACCATGTTGTCTATTATATTAGGCGGAAGTTTATCAAATTCATCGATAAATAATAGGACAGGACGATTAAAAAGTCCGTCAGTTTTATGAAAAAAATTCGACCATTCATTCCAGCGATTAACAGCATCAACTTTTATTGAGAACGTATTGCGTATTAAATCCGGAACCCATTTTAAGAATTCATCCTCATTTGCATCTTTAGGAATAATAAGATTTTGGACTGACATTGTCCCTATAACAAATTTATCAGGATACTTTAACTCAATTTCTTCTTTTACTCTCCGCATCAGCCATGTTTTACCTGTCTGTCTCGGTGCCCATATTGTAAAATAATGCCCTCCGTCAATGTCTCCAATAAGATTATCGCAACAGGTTTTAATTAAATTTTGACGGTGAACTGTAAAATCTTTTTTTTCATCCACAGGTCCGTAAGAATTAAATTTCCTCATGTTTTACCTCCTATAAAAACTGAATAACATTCCGTTTTAGTATTTCTTGACAGGGCTGTTAAAACTTTTATTTTACAAAAAATGGTATGAAAAAACAGATGATAAAAATGGATTTGGGCATAAAATTTCTCCTTATAATTTGGTTTTATTAAAAAATATTATATCTCTCCTTGCGGGCAGTGCTGTTAAGTTCTAAACTATTAGTAAACAAGCGCTAATCCAAAACTGCAAAAATTTTGATGCTTGTTCCCTCTCCCTTGACGGGAGAGGGTTAGGGTGAGGGTGAACCATAATAATCAAAGTCTTAACTTAATTACTGGAATCATTTCACCCCTCCCCCGCCAGCTTGCGCTTGGCGACCCCTCCCGCAAGGGGATGGGTTATTATAAATAAATTACACCATTTTATGAGAACTTAACGCCATGCCTTGCCTTGCCTTGCC
This genomic interval from Desulfobacterales bacterium contains the following:
- a CDS encoding tetratricopeptide repeat protein, with translation MRKFNMDSKHFIWSLIGFICLVFPANVFSLDCEQHVNIGIDLHLSKSSSAIANDKTLMTKIQNHYEEALRLCPNICSKYPSVCNNLADIYKNQGKIDLAIQYFKKTISYKPDNGDSYFELGAIYEQQGLLCSAMDCYLNAFTLNRS
- a CDS encoding AAA-like domain-containing protein; this encodes MRKFNSYGPVDEKKDFTVHRQNLIKTCCDNLIGDIDGGHYFTIWAPRQTGKTWLMRRVKEEIELKYPDKFVIGTMSVQNLIIPKDANEDEFLKWVPDLIRNTFSIKVDAVNRWNEWSNFFHKTDGLFNRPVLLFIDEFDKLPPNIIDNMVTLFREMYLNRENYCLHGLALIGVRAVLGVESERGSPFNIQRSLHIPNFIRDEVIDLYQQYQNESGQKIDNEVVEKIFESTRGQPGLVCWFGELLTEKYNPETPKTIDINAWEDVFEAAVYKEWNNSVLNLIKKSKGKYQNYVIELFSTSNISFAIDSDWCSYLYFNGIIDEQINIDPSGKKNYVCRFSSPFVQRRLYNALTMDIIGERMPITTLNPLDDLSDVFENKDINVPSLLARYKDYLKRLKARGINPWKEQPRRTDLRLTEAVGHFHLYAWLLNALQRRCVISPEFPTGNGRVDLHLKCKDKKGIIEVKSFIDAYQVKESIAQAANYGKKTGLNEVTVAMFAPFDDETIIEKLSTQEIIDGIKVTVVTIGWT